The following proteins come from a genomic window of Vidua chalybeata isolate OUT-0048 chromosome 2, bVidCha1 merged haplotype, whole genome shotgun sequence:
- the ILDR2 gene encoding immunoglobulin-like domain-containing receptor 2 isoform X6, translating into MDSRFSSPQWLCKGMKGLHQAEVEGLQVTVPEKKKVAMLFQPALLRCHFSTSSTQPAVVQWRYKSYCQDRMGEALGMVTSGLQTMSKRNLDWDPYLDCVDSRRTVRVVASKQGSAITIGDFYKERDVSIVHDADLQIGKLMWGDSGLYYCLIITPDDVEGKNEESVELLVLEWVFVGLVILGAFLFFLLVGICWCQCCPHSCCCYVRCPCCPESCCCPRALYVAGKAAKAGYPPAVSAMPGPYYIPSVPVAGVPSPAVLMDKSHPPPLAPSEASGGSQNVRKGYRIQTDKDRDSMKVLYYVEKELAQFDPARRMRDRYNNTVSELSSLHEEDLNFCQPYRQARRKPLPPAGDVDGDAEYWAGVVGGGSTSRSQAVSDYRDERDSYWHSQQRSKSEMLSRKSFSVGVPAVSMDELAAFAESYSQRPRRADSQEMRRFERSESHGGRGGGLPHQDSSLEEYYTKRCRGNREPLTDSDRGWSYSPPRRRAHEEKHLPRLVSRTPGGSQKYDHSYLSSVLERKSRSYDESGDHCATPSKLSSQPSQRGGSTYYAWSPPSTYKAEKSQPPPQQSSSPEQDEEEEDSLPPYSERELSRGPSYRAREQAYLNASDKKRKKDPKKTNDFPTRMSLVV; encoded by the exons CTGAGGTGGAAGGGTTGCAGGTCACTGTGCCAGAGAAGAAGAAGGTGGCCATGTTATTTCAGCCTGCTCTGCTTCGCTGCCATTTCTCTACTTCTTCCACCCAACCAGCTGTGGTACAGTGGAGGTACAAATCCTACTGCCAGGACCGGATGGGAGAAGCTCTGGGTATGGTGACTTCTGGTTTGCAAACAATGAGCAAGAGGAACCTGGACTGGGATCCCTACCTGGACTGTGTGGACAGCAGGAGGACAGTCCGTGTCGTGGCCTCCAAGCAGGGATCTGCCATCACCATAGGAGACTTCTATAAGGAAAGAGACGTCAGCATTGTCCATG ATGCAGACCTGCAAATTGGGAAGTTGATGTGGGGAGACAGTGGCCTCTATTACTGCCTTATTATCACACCTGATGATGTGGAGGGCAAGAATGAAGAATCAGTGGAGCTGCTTGTTCTTG AGTGGGTCTTTGTGGGCCTGGTGATCCTGGGGGCGTTCCTGTTCTTCCTCCTGGTGGGGATCTGCTGGTGCCAGTGCtgcccacacagctgctgctgttacGTCCGCTGCCCCTGCTGTCCTgagtcctgctgctgtccccggGCGC tgtatGTAGCAGGCAAAGCAGCAAAAGCTGGGTACCCTCCTGCAGTCTCTGCCATGCCAGGTCCATACTACATCCCCAGTGTTCCTGTAGCTGGTGtcccatctcctgctgtgctgatgGATAAGTCACACCCCCCTCCCTTAGCCCCAAGTGAGGCCAGTGGAGGAAGCCAAAATG TGCGCAAAGGGTACAGGATCCAGACCGACAAGGACAGGGACTCCATGAAGGTGCTGTACTATGTCGAGAAAGAATTGGCTCAGTTTGACCCGGCTAGGAGGATGCGAGACCGAT ATAACAACACTGTCTCTGAGCTGAGCTCGCTGCACGAGGAGGACCTGAACTTCTGCCAGCCCTACCGGCAGGCGCGGAGGAAGCCTCTGCCCCCCGCGGGGGACGTGGACGGCGACGCCGAGTACTGGGCAGGAGTCGTGGGCGGCGGCAGCACCTCCAGATCACAGGCTGTGTCTGATTACAGGGATGAGCGGGACAGCTActggcacag CCAGCAGAGATCCAAGTCGGAGATGCTGTCCCGCAAGAGTTTCTCTGTGGGAGTGCCGGCCGTGTCCATGGACGAGCTGGCGGCCTTTGCCGAGTCCTACAGCCAGCGCCCGCGGCGGGCGGACAGCCAGGAGATGCGGCGCTTCGAGCGCTCCGAGTCGCacggcgggcgcggcggggggCTGCCCCACCAGGACAGCTCCCTGGAGGAATACTACACCAAGCGCTGCAGGGGCAATCGGGAGCCGCTGACGGACTCGGATCGGGGCTGGTCCTACAGCCCGCCCCGCAGACGGGCCCACGAGGAGAAGCACCTTCCCAGGCTGGTGAGCCGGACGCCCGGAGGGAGCCAGAAATACGATCACTCCTACCTCAGCAGCGTCTTGGAGAGGAAATCCCGGAGCTATGACGAGAGTGGCGACCATTGTGCGACCCCCTCGAAGCTGAGCTCGCAGCCCAGCCAGAGAGGAGGCAGCACATACTACGCCTGGTCACCACCCTCCACCTACAAAGCCGAGAAGTcgcagccgccgccgcagcAGTCGTCGTCCCCCGAgcaggacgaggaggaggaggacagccTGCCCCCCTACAGCGAGAGGGAGCTGAGCCGAGGCCCTTCCTACAGGGCCAGGGAACAGGCCTACCTCAATGCCTCTgacaagaagaggaaaaaggaccCCAAGAAAACA AATGATTTTCCAACAAGGATGTCCCTTGTGGTTTGA
- the ILDR2 gene encoding immunoglobulin-like domain-containing receptor 2 isoform X2, whose translation MDSRFSSPQWLCKGMKGLHQAEVEGLQVTVPEKKKVAMLFQPALLRCHFSTSSTQPAVVQWRYKSYCQDRMGEALGMVTSGLQTMSKRNLDWDPYLDCVDSRRTVRVVASKQGSAITIGDFYKERDVSIVHDADLQIGKLMWGDSGLYYCLIITPDDVEGKNEESVELLVLGRTGLLADLLPSFAVEIMPEWVFVGLVILGAFLFFLLVGICWCQCCPHSCCCYVRCPCCPESCCCPRALYVAGKAAKAGYPPAVSAMPGPYYIPSVPVAGVPSPAVLMDKSHPPPLAPSEASGGSQNVRKGYRIQTDKDRDSMKVLYYVEKELAQFDPARRMRDRYNNTVSELSSLHEEDLNFCQPYRQARRKPLPPAGDVDGDAEYWAGVVGGGSTSRSQAVSDYRDERDSYWHSQQRSKSEMLSRKSFSVGVPAVSMDELAAFAESYSQRPRRADSQEMRRFERSESHGGRGGGLPHQDSSLEEYYTKRCRGNREPLTDSDRGWSYSPPRRRAHEEKHLPRLVSRTPGGSQKYDHSYLSSVLERKSRSYDESGDHCATPSKLSSQPSQRGGSTYYAWSPPSTYKAEKSQPPPQQSSSPEQDEEEEDSLPPYSERELSRGPSYRAREQAYLNASDKKRKKDPKKTNDFPTRMSLVV comes from the exons CTGAGGTGGAAGGGTTGCAGGTCACTGTGCCAGAGAAGAAGAAGGTGGCCATGTTATTTCAGCCTGCTCTGCTTCGCTGCCATTTCTCTACTTCTTCCACCCAACCAGCTGTGGTACAGTGGAGGTACAAATCCTACTGCCAGGACCGGATGGGAGAAGCTCTGGGTATGGTGACTTCTGGTTTGCAAACAATGAGCAAGAGGAACCTGGACTGGGATCCCTACCTGGACTGTGTGGACAGCAGGAGGACAGTCCGTGTCGTGGCCTCCAAGCAGGGATCTGCCATCACCATAGGAGACTTCTATAAGGAAAGAGACGTCAGCATTGTCCATG ATGCAGACCTGCAAATTGGGAAGTTGATGTGGGGAGACAGTGGCCTCTATTACTGCCTTATTATCACACCTGATGATGTGGAGGGCAAGAATGAAGAATCAGTGGAGCTGCTTGTTCTTG gcaggacagggctgctTGCTGATCTCTTGCCCAGTTTTGCTGTGGAGATTATGCCAG AGTGGGTCTTTGTGGGCCTGGTGATCCTGGGGGCGTTCCTGTTCTTCCTCCTGGTGGGGATCTGCTGGTGCCAGTGCtgcccacacagctgctgctgttacGTCCGCTGCCCCTGCTGTCCTgagtcctgctgctgtccccggGCGC tgtatGTAGCAGGCAAAGCAGCAAAAGCTGGGTACCCTCCTGCAGTCTCTGCCATGCCAGGTCCATACTACATCCCCAGTGTTCCTGTAGCTGGTGtcccatctcctgctgtgctgatgGATAAGTCACACCCCCCTCCCTTAGCCCCAAGTGAGGCCAGTGGAGGAAGCCAAAATG TGCGCAAAGGGTACAGGATCCAGACCGACAAGGACAGGGACTCCATGAAGGTGCTGTACTATGTCGAGAAAGAATTGGCTCAGTTTGACCCGGCTAGGAGGATGCGAGACCGAT ATAACAACACTGTCTCTGAGCTGAGCTCGCTGCACGAGGAGGACCTGAACTTCTGCCAGCCCTACCGGCAGGCGCGGAGGAAGCCTCTGCCCCCCGCGGGGGACGTGGACGGCGACGCCGAGTACTGGGCAGGAGTCGTGGGCGGCGGCAGCACCTCCAGATCACAGGCTGTGTCTGATTACAGGGATGAGCGGGACAGCTActggcacag CCAGCAGAGATCCAAGTCGGAGATGCTGTCCCGCAAGAGTTTCTCTGTGGGAGTGCCGGCCGTGTCCATGGACGAGCTGGCGGCCTTTGCCGAGTCCTACAGCCAGCGCCCGCGGCGGGCGGACAGCCAGGAGATGCGGCGCTTCGAGCGCTCCGAGTCGCacggcgggcgcggcggggggCTGCCCCACCAGGACAGCTCCCTGGAGGAATACTACACCAAGCGCTGCAGGGGCAATCGGGAGCCGCTGACGGACTCGGATCGGGGCTGGTCCTACAGCCCGCCCCGCAGACGGGCCCACGAGGAGAAGCACCTTCCCAGGCTGGTGAGCCGGACGCCCGGAGGGAGCCAGAAATACGATCACTCCTACCTCAGCAGCGTCTTGGAGAGGAAATCCCGGAGCTATGACGAGAGTGGCGACCATTGTGCGACCCCCTCGAAGCTGAGCTCGCAGCCCAGCCAGAGAGGAGGCAGCACATACTACGCCTGGTCACCACCCTCCACCTACAAAGCCGAGAAGTcgcagccgccgccgcagcAGTCGTCGTCCCCCGAgcaggacgaggaggaggaggacagccTGCCCCCCTACAGCGAGAGGGAGCTGAGCCGAGGCCCTTCCTACAGGGCCAGGGAACAGGCCTACCTCAATGCCTCTgacaagaagaggaaaaaggaccCCAAGAAAACA AATGATTTTCCAACAAGGATGTCCCTTGTGGTTTGA
- the ILDR2 gene encoding immunoglobulin-like domain-containing receptor 2 isoform X4, with protein MDGHVLGWIVLLWIAAEVEGLQVTVPEKKKVAMLFQPALLRCHFSTSSTQPAVVQWRYKSYCQDRMGEALGMVTSGLQTMSKRNLDWDPYLDCVDSRRTVRVVASKQGSAITIGDFYKERDVSIVHDADLQIGKLMWGDSGLYYCLIITPDDVEGKNEESVELLVLGRTGLLADLLPSFAVEIMPEWVFVGLVILGAFLFFLLVGICWCQCCPHSCCCYVRCPCCPESCCCPRALYVAGKAAKAGYPPAVSAMPGPYYIPSVPVAGVPSPAVLMDKSHPPPLAPSEASGGSQNAVRKGYRIQTDKDRDSMKVLYYVEKELAQFDPARRMRDRYNNTVSELSSLHEEDLNFCQPYRQARRKPLPPAGDVDGDAEYWAGVVGGGSTSRSQAVSDYRDERDSYWHSQQRSKSEMLSRKSFSVGVPAVSMDELAAFAESYSQRPRRADSQEMRRFERSESHGGRGGGLPHQDSSLEEYYTKRCRGNREPLTDSDRGWSYSPPRRRAHEEKHLPRLVSRTPGGSQKYDHSYLSSVLERKSRSYDESGDHCATPSKLSSQPSQRGGSTYYAWSPPSTYKAEKSQPPPQQSSSPEQDEEEEDSLPPYSERELSRGPSYRAREQAYLNASDKKRKKDPKKTNDFPTRMSLVV; from the exons CTGAGGTGGAAGGGTTGCAGGTCACTGTGCCAGAGAAGAAGAAGGTGGCCATGTTATTTCAGCCTGCTCTGCTTCGCTGCCATTTCTCTACTTCTTCCACCCAACCAGCTGTGGTACAGTGGAGGTACAAATCCTACTGCCAGGACCGGATGGGAGAAGCTCTGGGTATGGTGACTTCTGGTTTGCAAACAATGAGCAAGAGGAACCTGGACTGGGATCCCTACCTGGACTGTGTGGACAGCAGGAGGACAGTCCGTGTCGTGGCCTCCAAGCAGGGATCTGCCATCACCATAGGAGACTTCTATAAGGAAAGAGACGTCAGCATTGTCCATG ATGCAGACCTGCAAATTGGGAAGTTGATGTGGGGAGACAGTGGCCTCTATTACTGCCTTATTATCACACCTGATGATGTGGAGGGCAAGAATGAAGAATCAGTGGAGCTGCTTGTTCTTG gcaggacagggctgctTGCTGATCTCTTGCCCAGTTTTGCTGTGGAGATTATGCCAG AGTGGGTCTTTGTGGGCCTGGTGATCCTGGGGGCGTTCCTGTTCTTCCTCCTGGTGGGGATCTGCTGGTGCCAGTGCtgcccacacagctgctgctgttacGTCCGCTGCCCCTGCTGTCCTgagtcctgctgctgtccccggGCGC tgtatGTAGCAGGCAAAGCAGCAAAAGCTGGGTACCCTCCTGCAGTCTCTGCCATGCCAGGTCCATACTACATCCCCAGTGTTCCTGTAGCTGGTGtcccatctcctgctgtgctgatgGATAAGTCACACCCCCCTCCCTTAGCCCCAAGTGAGGCCAGTGGAGGAAGCCAAAATG CAGTGCGCAAAGGGTACAGGATCCAGACCGACAAGGACAGGGACTCCATGAAGGTGCTGTACTATGTCGAGAAAGAATTGGCTCAGTTTGACCCGGCTAGGAGGATGCGAGACCGAT ATAACAACACTGTCTCTGAGCTGAGCTCGCTGCACGAGGAGGACCTGAACTTCTGCCAGCCCTACCGGCAGGCGCGGAGGAAGCCTCTGCCCCCCGCGGGGGACGTGGACGGCGACGCCGAGTACTGGGCAGGAGTCGTGGGCGGCGGCAGCACCTCCAGATCACAGGCTGTGTCTGATTACAGGGATGAGCGGGACAGCTActggcacag CCAGCAGAGATCCAAGTCGGAGATGCTGTCCCGCAAGAGTTTCTCTGTGGGAGTGCCGGCCGTGTCCATGGACGAGCTGGCGGCCTTTGCCGAGTCCTACAGCCAGCGCCCGCGGCGGGCGGACAGCCAGGAGATGCGGCGCTTCGAGCGCTCCGAGTCGCacggcgggcgcggcggggggCTGCCCCACCAGGACAGCTCCCTGGAGGAATACTACACCAAGCGCTGCAGGGGCAATCGGGAGCCGCTGACGGACTCGGATCGGGGCTGGTCCTACAGCCCGCCCCGCAGACGGGCCCACGAGGAGAAGCACCTTCCCAGGCTGGTGAGCCGGACGCCCGGAGGGAGCCAGAAATACGATCACTCCTACCTCAGCAGCGTCTTGGAGAGGAAATCCCGGAGCTATGACGAGAGTGGCGACCATTGTGCGACCCCCTCGAAGCTGAGCTCGCAGCCCAGCCAGAGAGGAGGCAGCACATACTACGCCTGGTCACCACCCTCCACCTACAAAGCCGAGAAGTcgcagccgccgccgcagcAGTCGTCGTCCCCCGAgcaggacgaggaggaggaggacagccTGCCCCCCTACAGCGAGAGGGAGCTGAGCCGAGGCCCTTCCTACAGGGCCAGGGAACAGGCCTACCTCAATGCCTCTgacaagaagaggaaaaaggaccCCAAGAAAACA AATGATTTTCCAACAAGGATGTCCCTTGTGGTTTGA
- the ILDR2 gene encoding immunoglobulin-like domain-containing receptor 2 isoform X5 — protein MDSRFSSPQWLCKGMKGLHQAEVEGLQVTVPEKKKVAMLFQPALLRCHFSTSSTQPAVVQWRYKSYCQDRMGEALGMVTSGLQTMSKRNLDWDPYLDCVDSRRTVRVVASKQGSAITIGDFYKERDVSIVHDADLQIGKLMWGDSGLYYCLIITPDDVEGKNEESVELLVLEWVFVGLVILGAFLFFLLVGICWCQCCPHSCCCYVRCPCCPESCCCPRALYVAGKAAKAGYPPAVSAMPGPYYIPSVPVAGVPSPAVLMDKSHPPPLAPSEASGGSQNAVRKGYRIQTDKDRDSMKVLYYVEKELAQFDPARRMRDRYNNTVSELSSLHEEDLNFCQPYRQARRKPLPPAGDVDGDAEYWAGVVGGGSTSRSQAVSDYRDERDSYWHSQQRSKSEMLSRKSFSVGVPAVSMDELAAFAESYSQRPRRADSQEMRRFERSESHGGRGGGLPHQDSSLEEYYTKRCRGNREPLTDSDRGWSYSPPRRRAHEEKHLPRLVSRTPGGSQKYDHSYLSSVLERKSRSYDESGDHCATPSKLSSQPSQRGGSTYYAWSPPSTYKAEKSQPPPQQSSSPEQDEEEEDSLPPYSERELSRGPSYRAREQAYLNASDKKRKKDPKKTNDFPTRMSLVV, from the exons CTGAGGTGGAAGGGTTGCAGGTCACTGTGCCAGAGAAGAAGAAGGTGGCCATGTTATTTCAGCCTGCTCTGCTTCGCTGCCATTTCTCTACTTCTTCCACCCAACCAGCTGTGGTACAGTGGAGGTACAAATCCTACTGCCAGGACCGGATGGGAGAAGCTCTGGGTATGGTGACTTCTGGTTTGCAAACAATGAGCAAGAGGAACCTGGACTGGGATCCCTACCTGGACTGTGTGGACAGCAGGAGGACAGTCCGTGTCGTGGCCTCCAAGCAGGGATCTGCCATCACCATAGGAGACTTCTATAAGGAAAGAGACGTCAGCATTGTCCATG ATGCAGACCTGCAAATTGGGAAGTTGATGTGGGGAGACAGTGGCCTCTATTACTGCCTTATTATCACACCTGATGATGTGGAGGGCAAGAATGAAGAATCAGTGGAGCTGCTTGTTCTTG AGTGGGTCTTTGTGGGCCTGGTGATCCTGGGGGCGTTCCTGTTCTTCCTCCTGGTGGGGATCTGCTGGTGCCAGTGCtgcccacacagctgctgctgttacGTCCGCTGCCCCTGCTGTCCTgagtcctgctgctgtccccggGCGC tgtatGTAGCAGGCAAAGCAGCAAAAGCTGGGTACCCTCCTGCAGTCTCTGCCATGCCAGGTCCATACTACATCCCCAGTGTTCCTGTAGCTGGTGtcccatctcctgctgtgctgatgGATAAGTCACACCCCCCTCCCTTAGCCCCAAGTGAGGCCAGTGGAGGAAGCCAAAATG CAGTGCGCAAAGGGTACAGGATCCAGACCGACAAGGACAGGGACTCCATGAAGGTGCTGTACTATGTCGAGAAAGAATTGGCTCAGTTTGACCCGGCTAGGAGGATGCGAGACCGAT ATAACAACACTGTCTCTGAGCTGAGCTCGCTGCACGAGGAGGACCTGAACTTCTGCCAGCCCTACCGGCAGGCGCGGAGGAAGCCTCTGCCCCCCGCGGGGGACGTGGACGGCGACGCCGAGTACTGGGCAGGAGTCGTGGGCGGCGGCAGCACCTCCAGATCACAGGCTGTGTCTGATTACAGGGATGAGCGGGACAGCTActggcacag CCAGCAGAGATCCAAGTCGGAGATGCTGTCCCGCAAGAGTTTCTCTGTGGGAGTGCCGGCCGTGTCCATGGACGAGCTGGCGGCCTTTGCCGAGTCCTACAGCCAGCGCCCGCGGCGGGCGGACAGCCAGGAGATGCGGCGCTTCGAGCGCTCCGAGTCGCacggcgggcgcggcggggggCTGCCCCACCAGGACAGCTCCCTGGAGGAATACTACACCAAGCGCTGCAGGGGCAATCGGGAGCCGCTGACGGACTCGGATCGGGGCTGGTCCTACAGCCCGCCCCGCAGACGGGCCCACGAGGAGAAGCACCTTCCCAGGCTGGTGAGCCGGACGCCCGGAGGGAGCCAGAAATACGATCACTCCTACCTCAGCAGCGTCTTGGAGAGGAAATCCCGGAGCTATGACGAGAGTGGCGACCATTGTGCGACCCCCTCGAAGCTGAGCTCGCAGCCCAGCCAGAGAGGAGGCAGCACATACTACGCCTGGTCACCACCCTCCACCTACAAAGCCGAGAAGTcgcagccgccgccgcagcAGTCGTCGTCCCCCGAgcaggacgaggaggaggaggacagccTGCCCCCCTACAGCGAGAGGGAGCTGAGCCGAGGCCCTTCCTACAGGGCCAGGGAACAGGCCTACCTCAATGCCTCTgacaagaagaggaaaaaggaccCCAAGAAAACA AATGATTTTCCAACAAGGATGTCCCTTGTGGTTTGA
- the ILDR2 gene encoding immunoglobulin-like domain-containing receptor 2 isoform X1 has protein sequence MDSRFSSPQWLCKGMKGLHQAEVEGLQVTVPEKKKVAMLFQPALLRCHFSTSSTQPAVVQWRYKSYCQDRMGEALGMVTSGLQTMSKRNLDWDPYLDCVDSRRTVRVVASKQGSAITIGDFYKERDVSIVHDADLQIGKLMWGDSGLYYCLIITPDDVEGKNEESVELLVLGRTGLLADLLPSFAVEIMPEWVFVGLVILGAFLFFLLVGICWCQCCPHSCCCYVRCPCCPESCCCPRALYVAGKAAKAGYPPAVSAMPGPYYIPSVPVAGVPSPAVLMDKSHPPPLAPSEASGGSQNAVRKGYRIQTDKDRDSMKVLYYVEKELAQFDPARRMRDRYNNTVSELSSLHEEDLNFCQPYRQARRKPLPPAGDVDGDAEYWAGVVGGGSTSRSQAVSDYRDERDSYWHSQQRSKSEMLSRKSFSVGVPAVSMDELAAFAESYSQRPRRADSQEMRRFERSESHGGRGGGLPHQDSSLEEYYTKRCRGNREPLTDSDRGWSYSPPRRRAHEEKHLPRLVSRTPGGSQKYDHSYLSSVLERKSRSYDESGDHCATPSKLSSQPSQRGGSTYYAWSPPSTYKAEKSQPPPQQSSSPEQDEEEEDSLPPYSERELSRGPSYRAREQAYLNASDKKRKKDPKKTNDFPTRMSLVV, from the exons CTGAGGTGGAAGGGTTGCAGGTCACTGTGCCAGAGAAGAAGAAGGTGGCCATGTTATTTCAGCCTGCTCTGCTTCGCTGCCATTTCTCTACTTCTTCCACCCAACCAGCTGTGGTACAGTGGAGGTACAAATCCTACTGCCAGGACCGGATGGGAGAAGCTCTGGGTATGGTGACTTCTGGTTTGCAAACAATGAGCAAGAGGAACCTGGACTGGGATCCCTACCTGGACTGTGTGGACAGCAGGAGGACAGTCCGTGTCGTGGCCTCCAAGCAGGGATCTGCCATCACCATAGGAGACTTCTATAAGGAAAGAGACGTCAGCATTGTCCATG ATGCAGACCTGCAAATTGGGAAGTTGATGTGGGGAGACAGTGGCCTCTATTACTGCCTTATTATCACACCTGATGATGTGGAGGGCAAGAATGAAGAATCAGTGGAGCTGCTTGTTCTTG gcaggacagggctgctTGCTGATCTCTTGCCCAGTTTTGCTGTGGAGATTATGCCAG AGTGGGTCTTTGTGGGCCTGGTGATCCTGGGGGCGTTCCTGTTCTTCCTCCTGGTGGGGATCTGCTGGTGCCAGTGCtgcccacacagctgctgctgttacGTCCGCTGCCCCTGCTGTCCTgagtcctgctgctgtccccggGCGC tgtatGTAGCAGGCAAAGCAGCAAAAGCTGGGTACCCTCCTGCAGTCTCTGCCATGCCAGGTCCATACTACATCCCCAGTGTTCCTGTAGCTGGTGtcccatctcctgctgtgctgatgGATAAGTCACACCCCCCTCCCTTAGCCCCAAGTGAGGCCAGTGGAGGAAGCCAAAATG CAGTGCGCAAAGGGTACAGGATCCAGACCGACAAGGACAGGGACTCCATGAAGGTGCTGTACTATGTCGAGAAAGAATTGGCTCAGTTTGACCCGGCTAGGAGGATGCGAGACCGAT ATAACAACACTGTCTCTGAGCTGAGCTCGCTGCACGAGGAGGACCTGAACTTCTGCCAGCCCTACCGGCAGGCGCGGAGGAAGCCTCTGCCCCCCGCGGGGGACGTGGACGGCGACGCCGAGTACTGGGCAGGAGTCGTGGGCGGCGGCAGCACCTCCAGATCACAGGCTGTGTCTGATTACAGGGATGAGCGGGACAGCTActggcacag CCAGCAGAGATCCAAGTCGGAGATGCTGTCCCGCAAGAGTTTCTCTGTGGGAGTGCCGGCCGTGTCCATGGACGAGCTGGCGGCCTTTGCCGAGTCCTACAGCCAGCGCCCGCGGCGGGCGGACAGCCAGGAGATGCGGCGCTTCGAGCGCTCCGAGTCGCacggcgggcgcggcggggggCTGCCCCACCAGGACAGCTCCCTGGAGGAATACTACACCAAGCGCTGCAGGGGCAATCGGGAGCCGCTGACGGACTCGGATCGGGGCTGGTCCTACAGCCCGCCCCGCAGACGGGCCCACGAGGAGAAGCACCTTCCCAGGCTGGTGAGCCGGACGCCCGGAGGGAGCCAGAAATACGATCACTCCTACCTCAGCAGCGTCTTGGAGAGGAAATCCCGGAGCTATGACGAGAGTGGCGACCATTGTGCGACCCCCTCGAAGCTGAGCTCGCAGCCCAGCCAGAGAGGAGGCAGCACATACTACGCCTGGTCACCACCCTCCACCTACAAAGCCGAGAAGTcgcagccgccgccgcagcAGTCGTCGTCCCCCGAgcaggacgaggaggaggaggacagccTGCCCCCCTACAGCGAGAGGGAGCTGAGCCGAGGCCCTTCCTACAGGGCCAGGGAACAGGCCTACCTCAATGCCTCTgacaagaagaggaaaaaggaccCCAAGAAAACA AATGATTTTCCAACAAGGATGTCCCTTGTGGTTTGA